Proteins from a genomic interval of Caulobacter rhizosphaerae:
- a CDS encoding sugar-binding domain-containing protein — protein MPLDRRSFLAAGGLGVAAALAPVPVTAAEADPLAIADEGWSLWIDQAAAWKDDAIHLPGRFDLAALPVNPPTGGWASLGSSEALRVDLPTTVEQHCWGKFGTRPYGPDEYRYAEDDDVPRYGAYKGVSWWSKTIDIPTAAKGRRVMLNIRGARLRAEVFLNEQLVGYSIMSELPIVCDLTTAMRPGQANRLAIRITNPGGRFDWRDSTTMMWGKAKLFASHGFGGLDRGLTLSVHPLAARIDDAWALNTPDPRRVIAFMEIALERPLAEDGLDRLKAKASATLVDDKTGQPVVADIRLEALERLDDHRLRARFAVHAPGAALWDLDTPNLHRLRLRWAEARDAVDTREVRFGFRWFAPEGLGTDALLRLNGRRVRLYSAISWGYWGFNGLWPTPDLARREVTAARTLGLNTLHFHRNVGKPEVFAAMDEMGLLRVMEPGGGRHAIGKDLKPGETLSSADAFSRDFMVEKCKAMARAFRSHPSLVQYTLQNEIGANLANPDVQAVLKAIHDLDPSRTVILNDGFVARGAAQAMYLPYDDHYYRSDAEEWAGWWVNHQGAGDQWYDRFYKGKDDYIHRQTGKPFIVEFGEMQGCAVADNHAAMLVEILAKGGKSYDLEDHKAVVAATNGYLERWGFQKAFPSSEALFLSVGRKAYEAWREYLENIRIGDSVDIAAISGWESTAIENHSGIVDVLRGFKADPALLSQSLRPVLAIAKPRGLAYGAGDSAELDLYLLNDTGKAVTGELVLSLVGPDGGVEPLGRWPVPDQSPDRFSYLAAESVRSPPLRREGLNRIRVALGDIVSDREIWVTGPAPNSARTVRLGVSGIARSLRDQLKAVPSVVLEDFKPGGRYDGIIASGLKSDEIVRRQVGEQTGLEAQPKKGEKPVVVLCELPSEVLAAVKAGVPLLAMVQEDGLAEGVARQLSGLGLFDYAGQVGGLRAPWMGNWNYVRAHSTFAGLPVDRGLSVLHQVEGQPSNGLIVDGEGLEVIAAYSRDHDRKNGAASFIARRDGMRVLVHRLPDMAGPLQRRWLANAVDWLVHGS, from the coding sequence ATGCCCCTGGACCGACGAAGCTTCCTGGCCGCCGGCGGCCTGGGCGTGGCGGCCGCCCTGGCGCCAGTTCCGGTCACCGCCGCCGAGGCCGATCCGCTGGCCATCGCCGACGAAGGCTGGAGTCTCTGGATCGACCAGGCCGCGGCCTGGAAGGACGACGCCATCCATCTGCCGGGCCGGTTCGACCTGGCCGCCCTGCCGGTCAATCCGCCGACCGGTGGCTGGGCCAGCCTGGGCTCGTCCGAGGCCCTGCGCGTGGACCTGCCGACCACGGTCGAGCAGCATTGCTGGGGCAAGTTCGGAACGCGGCCCTACGGCCCCGACGAGTACCGCTACGCCGAGGACGACGACGTGCCGCGCTACGGCGCCTACAAGGGCGTGTCGTGGTGGTCGAAGACCATCGACATTCCCACCGCCGCCAAGGGCAGGCGGGTGATGCTGAACATCCGCGGCGCGCGGCTGCGGGCCGAGGTGTTCCTGAACGAGCAGTTGGTCGGCTATTCTATCATGTCGGAGCTGCCGATCGTCTGCGACCTGACGACCGCGATGCGCCCCGGCCAGGCCAACCGCCTGGCGATCCGCATCACCAATCCGGGCGGCCGGTTCGACTGGCGCGACTCCACCACCATGATGTGGGGCAAGGCCAAGCTGTTCGCCTCGCATGGCTTCGGCGGGCTGGATCGCGGCCTGACCCTGAGCGTCCATCCGCTGGCGGCCCGTATCGACGACGCCTGGGCGCTGAACACGCCCGACCCGCGCCGCGTGATCGCCTTCATGGAGATCGCCCTTGAGCGGCCGCTGGCCGAGGACGGGCTGGACCGCTTGAAGGCCAAGGCCTCGGCGACGCTGGTCGACGACAAGACCGGCCAGCCCGTCGTCGCCGACATCAGGCTGGAAGCGCTGGAACGGCTGGACGACCATCGCCTGCGTGCGCGGTTCGCCGTCCACGCGCCCGGCGCCGCGCTGTGGGATCTCGACACCCCAAACCTGCATCGCCTGCGGCTGCGCTGGGCCGAGGCCCGCGACGCCGTCGACACGCGCGAGGTCCGCTTCGGCTTCCGCTGGTTCGCCCCCGAGGGCCTGGGGACCGACGCCCTGCTGCGCCTGAACGGGCGGCGGGTGCGGCTCTATTCAGCGATCTCCTGGGGCTACTGGGGCTTCAACGGTCTCTGGCCGACGCCGGACCTGGCGCGGCGCGAGGTGACGGCGGCCAGGACGCTGGGCCTGAACACGCTCCACTTCCATCGCAATGTCGGCAAGCCCGAGGTGTTCGCGGCGATGGACGAGATGGGTCTGCTGCGTGTGATGGAGCCGGGCGGCGGCCGTCACGCGATCGGCAAGGACCTCAAGCCGGGCGAGACCCTGTCGTCCGCCGACGCCTTCAGCCGCGACTTCATGGTCGAGAAGTGCAAGGCCATGGCCCGGGCCTTCCGTTCGCATCCGTCGCTGGTGCAGTACACCCTGCAGAACGAGATCGGCGCCAACCTGGCCAATCCCGACGTCCAGGCGGTGCTGAAGGCGATCCACGACCTCGACCCCAGCCGCACGGTGATCCTCAACGACGGCTTCGTGGCGAGGGGCGCGGCCCAGGCCATGTACCTGCCCTATGACGATCACTATTACCGCTCGGACGCCGAGGAATGGGCCGGGTGGTGGGTCAACCACCAGGGGGCCGGCGACCAGTGGTACGACCGCTTCTACAAGGGCAAGGACGACTACATCCACCGTCAGACCGGCAAGCCGTTCATCGTCGAGTTCGGCGAGATGCAGGGCTGCGCCGTCGCCGACAATCATGCGGCCATGCTGGTCGAGATCCTGGCCAAGGGCGGCAAGAGCTACGACCTGGAGGATCATAAGGCGGTGGTCGCGGCCACCAACGGCTATCTCGAGCGCTGGGGATTCCAGAAGGCCTTCCCGAGCAGCGAGGCCCTGTTCCTGTCGGTCGGTCGCAAGGCCTACGAGGCCTGGCGCGAGTATCTGGAGAACATCCGGATCGGCGACAGCGTCGACATCGCCGCGATCTCCGGCTGGGAGAGCACGGCGATCGAGAACCATTCGGGGATCGTCGATGTCCTGCGCGGCTTCAAGGCCGACCCGGCCCTGCTGAGCCAGAGCCTGCGGCCGGTGCTGGCCATCGCCAAGCCCCGGGGCCTGGCCTATGGCGCCGGCGACAGCGCGGAGTTGGACCTCTACCTGCTGAACGACACGGGCAAGGCGGTCACGGGCGAACTGGTCTTGAGCCTGGTCGGGCCGGACGGCGGCGTCGAGCCTCTGGGCCGCTGGCCGGTTCCGGACCAGTCGCCGGACCGCTTCAGCTATCTGGCGGCCGAGAGCGTCCGCAGCCCGCCGCTGCGCCGCGAGGGCTTGAACCGGATCCGCGTCGCCCTCGGCGACATCGTCTCGGATCGCGAGATCTGGGTGACGGGACCGGCGCCGAACTCAGCCAGGACGGTGCGCCTCGGCGTCTCCGGAATCGCCCGCAGCCTGCGCGACCAGCTGAAGGCCGTGCCGAGCGTCGTCCTCGAAGACTTCAAGCCGGGCGGTCGCTACGACGGGATCATCGCATCCGGCCTGAAGAGCGACGAGATCGTCCGGCGGCAGGTTGGCGAACAGACGGGCCTGGAGGCCCAGCCCAAGAAGGGCGAAAAGCCCGTCGTCGTCCTGTGCGAGCTGCCGTCCGAGGTGCTGGCGGCAGTCAAGGCGGGCGTCCCGCTGCTGGCCATGGTTCAGGAAGACGGTCTGGCCGAGGGCGTGGCCCGGCAGCTTTCGGGGCTGGGTCTCTTCGATTACGCCGGGCAGGTCGGCGGGCTGCGCGCGCCCTGGATGGGCAACTGGAACTATGTGCGCGCCCATTCCACCTTCGCCGGCCTGCCGGTCGACCGGGGCCTGAGCGTCCTGCACCAGGTCGAGGGCCAGCCGTCC
- a CDS encoding pectinesterase family protein, with the protein MSRLIAFLCGLAVLAVGLDARATTLRVGKGGAYASVQAAVNALPADGGTLELAPGEYREKLEIAKPNVRLVGKGKRPQDVVLVWSDGAITAGGTFKSASVNVSGDGFRARNLTIQNDYHLKDARPSQAVALAITADRAVLEKVRLLGAQDTLYAASKKTAPSRQYFKDCYIEGHVDFIFGDAKAFFDRCHIHGIAHETVMITAQSKSRPDQDSAYVFDRCRITADPKVGSLYFGRAWRPYAAVVFLRTRIDAALHPEGWREWTPGKTDTLGTATYAEFASTGQGASPKTREPRSRQLTADAAKGWSRDKFLAGPDGWRP; encoded by the coding sequence GTGAGCCGTCTGATCGCCTTCCTCTGCGGGCTGGCCGTGCTGGCGGTCGGCCTGGACGCCCGGGCCACGACGCTGCGGGTGGGCAAGGGCGGCGCCTATGCCAGCGTCCAGGCGGCCGTCAACGCCCTGCCGGCCGACGGCGGGACCCTGGAGCTGGCGCCCGGCGAATATCGCGAAAAGCTCGAGATCGCCAAGCCGAACGTCCGCCTGGTCGGCAAGGGCAAGCGGCCGCAGGACGTGGTGCTGGTCTGGAGCGACGGGGCGATCACGGCCGGGGGCACGTTCAAGTCGGCCTCGGTCAACGTGTCGGGCGATGGTTTCCGGGCGCGCAACCTGACCATCCAGAACGACTATCACCTGAAGGACGCGCGCCCGTCCCAGGCCGTGGCCCTGGCGATCACCGCCGACCGCGCGGTCCTTGAGAAGGTGCGTCTGCTGGGCGCCCAGGACACCCTGTATGCGGCCAGCAAGAAGACCGCCCCCAGCCGGCAGTACTTCAAGGACTGCTACATCGAGGGCCACGTCGACTTCATCTTTGGCGACGCCAAAGCCTTCTTCGACCGCTGCCACATCCACGGGATCGCCCACGAGACGGTGATGATCACGGCCCAGAGCAAATCCCGGCCGGACCAGGACAGCGCCTATGTCTTCGACCGCTGCCGGATCACCGCCGACCCGAAGGTGGGAAGCCTCTATTTCGGCCGCGCCTGGCGACCCTATGCCGCCGTCGTCTTCCTGCGCACCCGCATCGACGCGGCCTTGCATCCGGAAGGCTGGCGCGAATGGACGCCGGGCAAAACCGACACCCTGGGCACGGCGACCTATGCCGAGTTCGCCTCGACGGGGCAGGGGGCCAGCCCGAAGACCCGCGAACCACGCAGCCGCCAACTGACCGCCGACGCGGCCAAGGGCTGGAGCCGCGACAAGTTCCTGGCCGGTCCGGACGGATGGCGGCCGTGA